One Lysinibacillus fusiformis genomic window carries:
- a CDS encoding ferritin: protein MLSEKLHKALNDQMNFEFYSAHAYMAMAAYCTDEAYDGFANFFLVQAEEERFHAMKFYNFLSDMGYRATIYGFESPENNFDSILNTFKSALNHEKEVTRRIYNLSDIALDEREHATMAFLKWFIDEQVEEESTFDTLIHKIERIENDSNAIFMLDGELATRTFTPTNEA, encoded by the coding sequence ATGTTATCTGAAAAACTACACAAAGCACTGAATGATCAAATGAACTTTGAATTTTACTCTGCACATGCCTATATGGCGATGGCAGCATACTGTACAGATGAGGCCTATGACGGTTTTGCGAATTTCTTTTTAGTACAGGCTGAAGAAGAACGCTTCCACGCCATGAAATTTTATAATTTTTTAAGTGATATGGGCTACCGTGCAACAATCTATGGTTTTGAAAGTCCAGAAAATAACTTTGATTCAATTTTAAATACCTTTAAATCTGCGCTGAATCATGAAAAAGAGGTCACACGTCGCATTTACAACCTATCTGATATTGCATTAGACGAGCGCGAACACGCAACAATGGCATTTTTAAAATGGTTTATCGACGAACAAGTAGAAGAAGAATCTACATTCGATACATTAATTCATAAAATTGAACGCATCGAAAATGATTCAAATGCAATCTTTATGCTCGATGGAGAACTAGCAACGCGTACATTTACACCGACAAACGAAGCATAA
- a CDS encoding Ger(x)C family spore germination protein, with product MRKKAILLLLLVVTLLSGCWDVSEPQRMYYIHGVGIDFKDDQYEIFLQIIDFSHVAKSEQPNPQATQAEIGRAKGKTMEEAFFELYRSIDQKVFWGHMTYLLLSEEAMKSEHAVPIIDSFLRHRETRYQIWAYCTQDAIEDILLITPIINKSLTASKLSNPLNTHTQESLVEPINLRKLIIGLNEPSHEVSLPLVTINKNWEMADQSSEETALTGVGVLSKDGFKGFIKDEAVRGMQWMNNETKRGELTFKLDGDERDYLTTTLKKIGVDIHPIIKNNQVTFEIELHYDVTVNGFKGKLTADQIRKKTIQVVKKEIKTTYEEALKKDIDIYRLSEVLYRKDVKLWKKLQKDGKIKLTSDSISKIDVNVNKVNPGRKTYSETIDE from the coding sequence ATGAGAAAAAAGGCCATCTTACTTTTATTACTTGTCGTCACATTACTTTCAGGATGCTGGGATGTATCCGAGCCACAAAGAATGTACTATATTCATGGAGTCGGTATAGATTTCAAGGATGATCAATATGAAATATTTTTGCAAATTATTGATTTTTCACATGTAGCAAAATCTGAACAACCGAATCCACAAGCAACACAGGCTGAAATTGGACGTGCAAAAGGTAAAACGATGGAGGAAGCTTTTTTTGAATTATATCGTTCCATCGATCAAAAAGTATTTTGGGGACATATGACCTATCTTCTTTTATCTGAGGAAGCGATGAAAAGTGAACATGCTGTACCAATTATCGATAGTTTTCTACGTCATCGAGAAACAAGATATCAAATTTGGGCTTACTGCACGCAGGATGCCATTGAAGATATCCTCTTAATAACACCAATCATAAATAAATCTCTGACAGCATCGAAACTGAGTAACCCACTCAATACACATACACAAGAGTCTTTAGTTGAACCGATTAATTTACGAAAGTTAATTATTGGCTTAAATGAACCGAGTCATGAGGTTAGTCTTCCATTAGTGACTATTAATAAAAATTGGGAGATGGCAGATCAATCGTCCGAGGAAACTGCGTTAACAGGTGTAGGGGTTCTTTCAAAAGATGGTTTTAAAGGCTTTATCAAGGATGAGGCTGTAAGAGGTATGCAATGGATGAATAATGAGACAAAAAGAGGTGAATTAACCTTTAAATTGGATGGTGATGAGCGCGATTATTTAACAACAACATTGAAAAAAATAGGTGTGGATATTCATCCTATTATTAAAAACAATCAGGTGACATTTGAGATAGAATTACACTATGATGTAACCGTGAATGGCTTTAAAGGTAAACTTACAGCAGACCAAATCAGAAAAAAAACAATACAAGTAGTCAAAAAAGAAATAAAAACTACCTATGAAGAGGCATTGAAAAAGGATATTGACATTTACCGCCTCTCAGAAGTGCTTTATCGTAAAGACGTTAAGTTATGGAAAAAATTACAAAAGGATGGCAAAATAAAATTAACATCTGATTCGATCAGTAAGATTGACGTCAATGTTAATAAAGTCAATCCTGGACGAAAAACATATTCTGAAACGATAGATGAGTAG
- a CDS encoding Bax inhibitor-1/YccA family protein yields the protein MQLAYTDRHQNLNKILKHFTFMWVLTLIGMLVATQLPPAIVMPLSIICIILLIITCFVRSLKLAHSIMYSIPFLMGILLFWTTQFFIDELGQQLVLLIFGATVVIFIVLALIGIMMNKDISNWGSYLFTVLIVVLIFSLIFMFVPISNMVGLIIAAITVLLFSIYTVYDFNQIRHNHVSDDEVIGMALNLYLDFINIFTNLLEVIWRLKNDFD from the coding sequence ATGCAATTGGCGTATACGGACCGTCATCAAAACTTAAATAAAATATTAAAACATTTTACCTTTATGTGGGTATTAACCCTAATAGGTATGTTGGTTGCAACGCAGTTACCCCCTGCAATCGTGATGCCATTATCAATTATTTGTATCATCCTACTGATCATTACCTGTTTTGTGAGAAGCTTAAAGCTCGCTCATTCCATCATGTATAGTATCCCCTTTTTAATGGGTATTTTACTATTTTGGACAACACAATTTTTTATTGATGAGCTGGGACAACAATTAGTCTTACTTATTTTTGGGGCTACCGTTGTCATCTTCATTGTACTGGCACTCATTGGCATCATGATGAATAAAGATATTTCAAATTGGGGAAGCTACTTATTCACTGTGCTCATTGTGGTACTTATATTCTCACTTATTTTTATGTTCGTACCTATAAGTAATATGGTAGGACTTATAATAGCCGCTATAACTGTACTACTATTCAGTATCTATACGGTGTATGACTTTAATCAAATTCGACATAATCATGTGTCAGACGATGAAGTCATTGGCATGGCATTAAATCTTTATTTGGATTTTATCAATATATTTACCAATCTTTTAGAAGTTATATGGCGATTAAAAAATGACTTTGACTAA
- a CDS encoding ABC transporter ATP-binding protein, protein MYKKFFSYYKPHKRLFVIDFSSAIIVAILELAFPLAVQWFIDGLLPTGDWGTIVKVSVLLLFVYALSTALNFIVNYLGHKLGINIETDMRQELFNHVQRQSFRFFDNTKTGHIMSRITNDLFDIGEFAHHGPEDLFIAVMTFVGAFAIMFNVNPTLALIAAIMVPFLTWLVTFSNVRMNKAWKTMYGKIADVNGRVEDSVSGARVVKSFTNEAFEMERFKEQNGLFRSAKLYAYKIMSGTHSSIYMMTRLLTLVVLVVGAWLSFNGKLTYGELVSFVLYTNVLIKPIDKISALLELYPKGMAGFKRFRELVEQEPEVQDKEGAKEVTHLCGDIAFKDVHFNYDTSKTVLNDISFDISAGQTIAFVGPSGAGKTTICSLIPRFYDVSSGAITIDGLDVRNMTQASLRAQIGIVQQDVFLFTGTIRENIAYGRLDASEEDIQEAARKAHLEAFIAELPDGYDTQIGERGLKLSGGQKQRLAIARMFLKNPPILILDEATSALDTETEMIIQQSLTELAENRTTLVIAHRLATIRNADRVLVVTPNGIEEDGTYDELVAQNGIFAKLHHIQFRKGQGEQSMQEFVDIT, encoded by the coding sequence ATGTATAAAAAGTTTTTCTCATATTACAAACCACATAAACGATTATTTGTCATCGACTTTTCGAGTGCAATCATTGTGGCAATTTTAGAACTTGCCTTTCCTTTAGCTGTACAGTGGTTTATTGACGGGCTACTGCCAACTGGAGATTGGGGCACGATTGTCAAAGTTAGTGTATTGTTATTATTCGTTTATGCACTTAGCACAGCATTAAACTTTATCGTTAATTATCTTGGGCATAAATTAGGTATTAATATTGAAACGGACATGCGCCAAGAGTTATTTAACCATGTGCAGCGTCAATCATTCCGATTCTTTGATAATACGAAAACGGGTCATATTATGAGTCGTATTACCAACGATTTATTTGATATTGGTGAGTTTGCACACCATGGACCGGAGGATTTATTCATTGCAGTCATGACGTTTGTTGGTGCTTTCGCTATAATGTTCAATGTTAATCCGACACTTGCCCTTATTGCAGCCATTATGGTGCCGTTTTTAACTTGGCTTGTCACTTTCAGTAATGTGAGAATGAACAAAGCGTGGAAAACGATGTACGGTAAGATCGCAGATGTCAATGGACGTGTGGAAGATAGTGTGTCTGGTGCACGCGTTGTGAAGTCATTTACAAATGAAGCTTTTGAAATGGAGCGCTTTAAAGAACAAAATGGCCTTTTCCGCTCCGCAAAATTATACGCTTATAAAATAATGTCAGGCACACACTCAAGTATTTATATGATGACACGCTTATTAACATTGGTCGTACTTGTTGTCGGTGCTTGGTTAAGCTTTAATGGAAAATTAACTTATGGAGAACTTGTAAGCTTCGTATTGTATACGAATGTTCTTATCAAACCAATTGATAAAATTAGTGCCTTACTTGAGCTTTATCCGAAAGGTATGGCAGGTTTTAAACGTTTCCGTGAGCTTGTGGAGCAGGAGCCGGAAGTACAGGATAAAGAAGGAGCAAAGGAAGTCACACATTTATGTGGAGATATAGCGTTTAAAGATGTTCATTTTAATTACGATACGTCTAAAACTGTTTTAAATGATATTTCGTTTGACATAAGTGCTGGACAAACGATTGCTTTTGTTGGTCCATCTGGAGCAGGGAAAACGACTATTTGTTCGCTTATTCCGAGATTTTATGATGTCAGCAGTGGTGCAATTACAATTGATGGTTTGGATGTGCGAAATATGACACAGGCCTCACTGCGTGCACAAATTGGCATCGTGCAGCAGGACGTTTTTTTATTTACAGGTACTATTCGTGAAAACATTGCCTACGGACGATTAGATGCAAGTGAGGAAGATATTCAGGAAGCTGCCAGAAAAGCGCATTTAGAAGCGTTTATCGCGGAGCTTCCAGATGGCTATGATACACAAATCGGAGAGCGTGGTTTAAAATTATCGGGCGGTCAGAAACAACGCTTAGCAATAGCTCGTATGTTCTTGAAAAATCCACCAATATTAATTTTAGATGAAGCAACATCAGCGTTGGATACTGAAACGGAAATGATTATTCAGCAGTCATTAACAGAGCTTGCAGAAAATCGGACGACGCTTGTCATTGCTCATCGCCTTGCTACAATTCGTAATGCAGACCGTGTTCTTGTTGTTACCCCGAATGGGATTGAAGAGGATGGTACTTATGATGAACTTGTCGCTCAAAATGGCATTTTTGCCAAACTTCATCATATACAGTTCCGAAAAGGGCAAGGAGAACAATCGATGCAGGAATTTGTTGACATTACGTAA
- a CDS encoding TerC family protein, which produces MEAILLEYAWVLVVLIVLEGLLAADNAVVMAVMVKHLPKVQQQKALLYGLVGAFVFRFAALFLITVLVNYWQIQAIGAAYLLFMSIKHIYDSRKASQETEEIKEPKKQSGFWMTVVKVELADIAFAVDSILAAVAIAVTLPHLGNFDIGGINAGQFGVMFLGGIIGVIMMRFAARWFVRVLDKFPSLETAAFLIVGWVGVKLAVLTLAHEKLGVIPHEFPHSTIWKVTFWVVLVGIALGGYLVGVKNQKKHA; this is translated from the coding sequence TTGGAAGCAATATTATTAGAATACGCATGGGTACTTGTCGTATTAATCGTTCTTGAGGGCTTATTAGCCGCAGATAATGCAGTCGTAATGGCTGTTATGGTGAAGCATTTACCAAAAGTCCAACAACAAAAGGCATTATTATATGGTTTAGTTGGAGCATTTGTTTTCCGATTTGCTGCATTATTTCTGATCACAGTACTTGTTAACTATTGGCAAATTCAAGCAATCGGAGCCGCTTACCTACTATTCATGTCGATAAAGCATATTTATGATTCTCGGAAAGCCTCTCAGGAAACCGAAGAAATTAAGGAGCCGAAAAAACAATCTGGCTTCTGGATGACTGTTGTAAAAGTTGAACTTGCTGATATTGCCTTTGCTGTCGATTCCATTTTAGCAGCAGTTGCGATTGCGGTCACACTACCACATTTAGGTAACTTTGATATTGGTGGCATTAATGCTGGACAATTCGGCGTTATGTTCTTAGGTGGTATTATCGGAGTTATTATGATGCGATTTGCTGCACGTTGGTTCGTTCGTGTCCTTGACAAATTCCCATCACTGGAAACAGCAGCCTTCTTAATTGTTGGCTGGGTTGGTGTGAAGCTTGCTGTTCTTACATTAGCACATGAAAAACTAGGTGTAATCCCTCATGAATTTCCTCACTCTACAATCTGGAAGGTCACTTTCTGGGTTGTACTAGTTGGTATTGCATTAGGTGGCTACTTAGTAGGTGTGAAAAACCAAAAGAAACATGCATAA